The Opitutaceae bacterium genome window below encodes:
- a CDS encoding NAD(P)/FAD-dependent oxidoreductase produces the protein MDRPHILVVGAGAAGCFAAIAAAEMLAGRGRVTLCEATAHPLAKVRISGGGRCNVTHACFNPRDLVRHYPRGGRELLGAFHRFGPLDTIAWFERHSVALKTESDGRMFPVTDDSATITSALMQAVERAGVALLIQTPIRRVNASPPEAPDAPASDGRFRIQLTNERILIADRLILATGGLKGLGSSIAEMLGHTIEPPVPSLFTFHIDDARIEGLAGLSLDDTSTHVTGSDLKERGPLLVTHWGMSGPAILKLSAWGARVLAARGYKFELGVNFCPTHTRDSAHMAMIAHRGRHPRRQLGGSSPFPLPARLWERLVLAAGVRETTTWTQISNDAIAKLAGQVITARFSVTGKSANKEEFVTCGGVRLNEVDFRTMESRKCRGLHLAGEVLDIDGITGGFNFQSAWTTGWLAGRAAAESLTGVTESGS, from the coding sequence TGGCGGGGCGGGGGCGGGTTACGCTCTGTGAGGCGACCGCCCATCCTCTCGCCAAGGTTCGAATCTCGGGCGGCGGACGCTGCAATGTCACGCATGCCTGCTTTAACCCCCGTGATCTTGTCAGACACTATCCTCGTGGCGGAAGGGAGCTGCTCGGCGCCTTTCATCGCTTCGGCCCGTTGGACACGATCGCCTGGTTTGAACGTCATTCGGTGGCGTTGAAAACCGAGTCGGACGGGCGCATGTTCCCGGTCACCGACGACTCGGCCACGATCACGTCGGCCTTGATGCAGGCGGTGGAAAGGGCAGGTGTCGCACTCCTGATCCAGACGCCGATTCGCAGGGTCAACGCAAGCCCACCTGAGGCTCCGGACGCCCCTGCATCAGACGGCAGATTCAGGATTCAACTCACCAACGAACGGATCCTGATCGCTGACCGGCTGATTTTGGCGACAGGGGGGCTCAAGGGCCTGGGCTCGTCGATTGCTGAGATGCTTGGGCACACGATTGAGCCTCCTGTCCCTTCGCTGTTCACGTTTCACATTGATGATGCTCGCATTGAGGGTCTCGCCGGATTGTCCCTCGATGACACTTCAACGCACGTGACCGGCTCAGATCTGAAGGAACGCGGACCATTGCTTGTCACGCATTGGGGCATGAGCGGGCCGGCAATCCTGAAGCTTTCGGCATGGGGCGCCCGGGTGCTGGCGGCACGCGGGTACAAGTTTGAACTCGGGGTGAATTTCTGCCCGACGCATACGCGTGACTCGGCCCACATGGCCATGATTGCGCATCGCGGCCGGCATCCACGCCGCCAGTTGGGCGGGTCTTCTCCCTTTCCCCTGCCAGCGCGCCTTTGGGAGCGTCTGGTGTTGGCCGCAGGTGTGCGTGAGACCACCACATGGACGCAGATTTCGAATGACGCCATTGCAAAGCTCGCCGGGCAGGTGATCACCGCGAGATTTTCTGTCACGGGAAAGAGCGCCAACAAGGAGGAGTTTGTCACGTGCGGCGGCGTGCGGCTGAACGAGGTGGATTTCCGTACCATGGAAAGCCGGAAGTGCCGGGGGCTCCACCTTGCCGGCGAGGTGCTGGACATCGATGGAATCACGGGCGGATTCAATTTCCAATCCGCCTGGACGACCGGCTGGCTCGCAGGGCGCGCCGCAGCGGAGAGTCTGACTGGTGTCACGGAATCGGGATCGTGA
- a CDS encoding TerC family protein, producing MEFLADPQVWISLLTLTALEIVLGIDNIIFISILAGKLPKERQAKARQTGLALALVTRLLLLAGIAWIAKLTTPLFHVLEFSISGRDIILLSGGLFLIAKSTYEIHEKLEGAGGHAVASKAVSFSKVIAQIILLDIVFSLDSVITAIGMANQLWVMMTAVIIALGVMLAFAGVISDFVERHPTLKMLALSFLILIGVSLMAEGLHQHISKGYIYFAMAFSCAVEFVNLKLRAKAAARAH from the coding sequence ATGGAATTTCTCGCAGATCCCCAGGTTTGGATTTCGCTGCTGACACTCACCGCGCTCGAGATCGTTCTCGGCATCGACAATATCATATTCATTTCGATTCTCGCCGGAAAGCTTCCCAAGGAGAGGCAGGCCAAGGCGCGGCAAACGGGTCTCGCACTGGCCCTGGTCACGCGACTGCTACTGCTGGCGGGCATCGCCTGGATTGCGAAGCTCACGACGCCCTTGTTTCATGTCCTTGAGTTCTCAATTTCCGGGCGGGATATCATCCTGCTGAGCGGAGGCTTGTTCCTCATCGCAAAGAGCACCTATGAGATTCACGAAAAACTCGAAGGCGCGGGTGGGCATGCCGTCGCCAGCAAGGCGGTTTCCTTCTCGAAGGTGATCGCCCAGATAATCCTGCTGGACATCGTGTTCTCGCTCGACTCCGTGATCACCGCCATCGGCATGGCCAACCAGCTGTGGGTCATGATGACAGCCGTCATCATCGCCCTTGGAGTCATGCTTGCATTTGCCGGGGTGATCAGTGACTTCGTCGAACGCCACCCCACCCTCAAGATGCTCGCGCTCAGCTTTCTGATTCTCATCGGCGTCTCGCTGATGGCGGAGGGGCTGCACCAGCACATTTCGAAGGGCTACATCTACTTCGCGATGGCCTTTTCCTGTGCGGTGGAGTTTGTCAACTTGAAGCTCCGCGCGAAGGCCGCGGCGCGGGCGCACTAG